One window of the Brevibacterium limosum genome contains the following:
- a CDS encoding 1,4-dihydroxy-2-naphthoyl-CoA synthase, whose protein sequence is MTVSDIFDPTAWREVSGFDFTDITYHRAIDPATGDDIGCVRIAFDRPEVRNAFRPHTVDELYRALDHARQTSDVGAVLLTGNGPSEKDGGWAFCSGGDQRIRGRSGYQYASGETRESVDPAQAGRLHILEVQRLIRTMPKVVIAVVPGWAAGGGHSLHVVCDMTIASAQHANFKQTDADVGSYDAGYGSAYLAKMVGQKKAREIFFLGRTYSAQEMADMGAVNEVVDHAELETAALQMAREILGKSPNAQRMLKFAFNLVDDGLMGQQVFAGEATRLGYMTDEAVEGRDSFLEKRDPDWSPFPWYY, encoded by the coding sequence ATGACGGTTTCAGACATCTTCGACCCCACGGCCTGGCGCGAAGTCTCCGGCTTCGACTTCACCGATATCACCTATCACCGGGCCATCGACCCCGCCACCGGCGATGACATCGGCTGTGTGCGCATCGCCTTCGACCGCCCCGAGGTCCGCAACGCCTTTCGCCCGCACACGGTCGACGAGCTCTATCGTGCCCTCGACCATGCCCGCCAGACCTCGGACGTCGGCGCCGTCCTGCTCACCGGCAACGGCCCGAGCGAGAAGGACGGCGGCTGGGCGTTCTGCTCCGGCGGGGACCAGCGCATCCGCGGCCGCTCCGGCTATCAGTACGCCTCCGGTGAGACCCGAGAGAGCGTCGACCCGGCGCAGGCCGGACGGCTCCACATCCTCGAGGTCCAGCGTCTCATCCGCACCATGCCGAAGGTCGTCATCGCCGTCGTCCCCGGTTGGGCCGCCGGCGGCGGGCACAGCCTCCACGTCGTCTGCGATATGACCATCGCCTCGGCTCAGCATGCGAACTTCAAGCAGACCGATGCCGATGTCGGCTCGTACGACGCCGGCTACGGTTCCGCGTATCTCGCGAAGATGGTCGGTCAGAAGAAGGCGCGTGAGATCTTCTTCCTCGGCCGCACCTATTCCGCGCAGGAGATGGCCGATATGGGTGCCGTCAACGAGGTCGTCGACCACGCCGAACTCGAAACTGCTGCCCTGCAGATGGCACGCGAGATCCTCGGCAAGTCCCCGAACGCGCAGCGCATGCTCAAGTTCGCCTTCAACCTCGTCGACGACGGGCTCATGGGCCAGCAGGTCTTCGCCGGCGAAGCCACCCGTTTGGGCTATATGACCGACGAAGCCGTAGAAGGCCGCGACTCGTTCCTCGAAAAGCGCGACCCCGACTGGTCACCGTTCCCCTGGTACTACTGA
- a CDS encoding AMP-binding protein, whose amino-acid sequence MTARELRPDELPDAIDRALAGESILILPSDRDGAVTEAAPNVWAGHGRAPALILFTSGSTGTAKAVALSARALTTSARATERFLSGPGDWHLCLPVNHIAGFQVELRARLAGRAPIRAASARFTAQSFTTDVGDLVERAGDHPTYTSIVPTQLHRILEDDRATAAARRVSHILLGGAAISPSLLERAEAAGLAIVRTYGMSETAGGCVYDGVPFDGVEVTITEAGTIDLAGPVVADGYVEISADRTIAPIVSPDLTVDEAGRPTMHTSDLGRIDSGVLSVLGRADDIIVSGGTNVSPHALETGLLPSWQKAGIAEMLVTWVPDEEWGKRIVALVRLADDNGAGAENPRESAQRLNALDHGMTGQLLPQLVFPVAEIPHRSIGKPDRSAAARIAADLMTAGPNTHTGEQPVI is encoded by the coding sequence ATGACTGCACGCGAACTGCGCCCCGACGAGCTGCCCGACGCCATCGATCGGGCGCTCGCCGGCGAATCGATCCTCATCCTCCCGTCGGATCGGGATGGTGCCGTCACCGAGGCGGCTCCAAATGTGTGGGCCGGTCACGGCCGCGCCCCGGCCCTCATCCTCTTCACCTCCGGGTCGACGGGGACGGCGAAGGCCGTGGCTCTGTCCGCCCGAGCACTGACCACCTCGGCGCGGGCGACCGAACGGTTCCTCTCCGGACCCGGCGACTGGCACCTGTGCCTGCCGGTCAACCACATCGCCGGCTTCCAAGTCGAGCTGCGCGCCCGCTTGGCCGGCCGAGCACCGATCAGAGCCGCCTCGGCGAGGTTCACGGCCCAGTCCTTCACCACAGACGTCGGCGACCTGGTGGAGCGGGCGGGCGACCATCCCACGTACACGTCCATCGTGCCCACTCAACTCCACCGGATCCTCGAGGACGACCGCGCCACCGCGGCGGCGCGACGGGTCTCGCACATCCTCCTCGGCGGGGCGGCGATCTCACCGTCGCTGCTCGAGCGCGCCGAAGCCGCGGGACTGGCGATCGTGCGAACCTACGGGATGAGCGAGACCGCGGGCGGCTGCGTCTATGACGGGGTCCCCTTCGACGGGGTCGAGGTGACCATCACCGAGGCGGGAACGATCGATCTGGCCGGACCCGTCGTAGCCGACGGCTACGTCGAGATCAGCGCCGACCGGACCATCGCCCCGATCGTCTCCCCCGACCTCACCGTCGACGAGGCGGGACGGCCGACCATGCACACCAGCGATCTGGGCCGGATCGATTCCGGCGTGCTCAGTGTGCTCGGTCGTGCCGATGACATCATCGTCTCCGGAGGCACGAACGTCTCCCCTCATGCCCTGGAGACCGGCCTGCTGCCGAGCTGGCAGAAGGCGGGAATAGCCGAGATGCTCGTGACCTGGGTGCCCGACGAGGAGTGGGGAAAACGGATCGTCGCGCTTGTTCGGCTCGCCGACGACAATGGAGCCGGAGCGGAGAATCCGCGAGAATCGGCACAGCGACTCAATGCCCTCGACCACGGGATGACGGGGCAGCTGCTGCCGCAGCTCGTCTTCCCGGTCGCCGAGATCCCCCACCGGTCGATCGGCAAACCCGATCGCAGCGCTGCGGCCCGGATCGCCGCCGATCTCATGACGGCCGGACCGAATACCCATACCGGTGAACAACCGGTAATATAA
- a CDS encoding PLD nuclease N-terminal domain-containing protein, with translation MARLLIAAIVLAAAVTLYGLFDCLLRDRGLIRVLPKPAWALIILFIPVLGFILWYLFGRGSEDKPSRGTRPRGQVAPDDDPDYLRQVDRELKLGKHAPPAQDGDEKEPPREDSEKSDDDSDPADSSADTDDRGSKGDGRGRSN, from the coding sequence ATGGCTCGACTACTCATTGCCGCGATCGTCCTGGCGGCAGCGGTGACACTGTACGGACTCTTCGATTGCCTGTTGCGTGATCGGGGTCTGATTCGAGTCCTGCCCAAACCCGCGTGGGCGCTCATCATCCTCTTCATCCCCGTCCTCGGGTTCATCCTCTGGTACCTGTTCGGACGCGGTTCGGAAGACAAGCCCTCTCGCGGTACCCGCCCTCGCGGGCAGGTCGCTCCCGATGACGACCCGGACTACCTGCGACAGGTCGATCGCGAGCTCAAACTCGGCAAGCATGCGCCTCCGGCTCAGGACGGCGACGAGAAGGAGCCCCCGCGCGAAGACTCCGAGAAGTCGGATGACGACAGCGATCCCGCTGATTCCTCCGCCGACACCGATGACCGGGGAAGCAAGGGAGACGGCCGCGGCCGCTCCAACTGA
- a CDS encoding DUF4229 domain-containing protein — protein MRTFWLYTLARFGLIIAVGLVLFPFLGLNLVMAIAAIIIGALLSYLFLGKLRARAATEIETKVAKRASKPKRVGADEAAEDEIVEERLGDDRDQPK, from the coding sequence ATGCGCACCTTCTGGCTCTACACACTCGCTCGCTTCGGCCTCATCATCGCCGTCGGCCTCGTCCTGTTCCCGTTCCTCGGCCTCAATCTGGTCATGGCAATCGCCGCAATCATCATCGGCGCACTGCTGAGCTACCTGTTCCTCGGAAAGCTCCGCGCTCGAGCGGCGACCGAGATCGAAACGAAGGTGGCCAAGCGGGCGTCCAAGCCCAAACGCGTCGGCGCCGATGAAGCGGCAGAGGATGAGATCGTCGAAGAGCGTCTCGGCGACGACCGCGACCAGCCCAAATGA
- a CDS encoding 1,4-dihydroxy-2-naphthoate polyprenyltransferase, with product MADAAQWISGARLRTLPLALAPVLIGTGAAIGSLGGFTAFILDDISGTDDHVSFGQILLRGFLALLVSLCLQIGSNYANDYSDGIRGTDDERVGPVRLTATGLAEPHAVKRAAFIFFGLAGVAGIVLILISQAWWFLVVGAAAVAAAWFYTGGRRPYGYMGLGEVFVFVFFGLVATLGTMWMQVDHLSLSGWAGAVAIGSLASAVLMVNNLRDIPTDIEADKITLAVKMGDNAARITYAVLVLLPFALLALAILDGHPAVALAILALVPALSPLKTVLSGTTGPGLIPPIKSTGLTGLAFAGLMGLGLAL from the coding sequence ATGGCTGATGCCGCACAGTGGATTTCTGGAGCTCGACTGCGAACTCTGCCCCTGGCTCTCGCACCTGTCCTCATCGGAACCGGCGCCGCGATCGGTTCTCTCGGCGGATTCACCGCGTTCATCCTCGACGACATCTCCGGCACTGACGACCATGTCAGCTTCGGGCAGATCCTGCTGCGCGGTTTCCTCGCCCTCCTCGTGTCACTGTGTCTGCAGATCGGTTCGAACTACGCCAACGACTATTCCGACGGCATCCGCGGCACCGATGACGAACGCGTCGGACCCGTCCGGCTGACGGCGACCGGACTGGCCGAACCACATGCCGTCAAACGCGCGGCCTTCATCTTCTTCGGTCTGGCCGGAGTCGCGGGCATCGTGCTCATCCTCATCTCACAGGCGTGGTGGTTCCTCGTCGTCGGAGCCGCCGCCGTCGCCGCCGCCTGGTTCTACACGGGCGGCAGACGGCCCTATGGCTATATGGGTCTCGGCGAGGTCTTCGTGTTCGTGTTCTTCGGCCTCGTGGCGACCCTGGGCACGATGTGGATGCAGGTCGACCATCTCAGCCTCAGCGGCTGGGCCGGCGCCGTGGCGATCGGATCGTTGGCATCTGCCGTACTCATGGTCAACAACCTCCGCGACATCCCTACCGACATCGAGGCGGACAAGATCACTCTGGCCGTGAAGATGGGCGACAATGCCGCACGCATCACCTACGCAGTGCTCGTGCTGCTGCCGTTCGCGCTGCTGGCGCTGGCGATCCTCGACGGTCATCCCGCTGTGGCGCTGGCGATCCTCGCCCTCGTCCCGGCGCTCAGTCCGCTCAAGACCGTGCTCAGCGGCACGACGGGCCCAGGGCTGATCCCGCCGATCAAGTCCACGGGACTGACCGGGCTGGCCTTTGCCGGGCTGATGGGCCTCGGCCTGGCGCTCTGA